The proteins below come from a single Haliaeetus albicilla chromosome 22, bHalAlb1.1, whole genome shotgun sequence genomic window:
- the LUC7L gene encoding putative RNA-binding protein Luc7-like 1 isoform X2, whose amino-acid sequence MQMGDETRQRVKFTDDRVCKSHLLDCCPHDILAGTRMDLGECTKIHDLALRADYEIASKERDLFFELDAMDHLESFIAECDRRTELAKKRLAETQEEISAEVSAKAEKVHELNEDIGKLLAKAEQLGAEGNVDESQKILMEVEKVRAKKKEAEEEYRNSMPASSFQQQKLRVCEVCSAYLGLHDNDRRLADHFGGKLHLGFIQIREKLDQLRKTVAEKQEKRNQDRLRRREEREREERMGRRSGSRNRDRRRSRSRDRRRRRSRSASRERRKSRSRSRDRHRRHRSRSRSHSRGHRRGSRDRSSKHKSSRDRSSREKSRDRERKEKSSSERRHESTNGKSRSKRSEEREAGEI is encoded by the exons cGAATGGACCTGGGAGAATGTACAAAGATCCATGACTTGGCACTGCGAGCAGATTATGAGATTGCAAGTAAAGAGAGAGATCTGTTTTTTGAGCTGGAT GCAATGGATCACCTGGAATCCTTCATCGCAGAGTGTGATAGGAGAACAGAGCTGGCCAAGAAACGCCTGGCTGAGACACAGGAAGAGATCAGTGCCGAAGTGTCTGCAAAG GCAGAGAAAGTACACGAGCTGAATGAAGACATTGGAAAACTCCTAGCTAAAGCTGAACAGCTGGGAGCTGAAGGAAATGTTGATGAGTCTCAAAAGATCCTGATGGAAGTGGAGAAAGTCcgagcaaaaaagaaagaggcagag GAAGAATACCGAAATTCAATGCCTGCATCCAGTTTCCAGCAGCAGAAACTCCGTGTGTGTGAAGTCTGTTCAGCATATCTGGGTCTCCATGACAACGACCGCCGTCTCGCTGACCACTTTGGAGGCAAATTACACTTGGGTTTCATTCAGATTCGTGAGAAACTGGATCAGCTGAGG aaaacagtggcagaaaagcaagagaagagaaacCAGGATCGTTTGAGacggagagaggagagggaacgAGAGGAGAGAATGGGCAGACG GTCTGGATCAAGAAATAGAGATCGTCGAAG ATCACGGTCTCGGGATAGGAGGCGAAGACGCTCGAGATCAGCTTCCCGTGAACGGCGGAAGTCTCGCTCCCGGTCCCGAGACCGACACAGACGCCACCGGAGCCGTTCCCGCAGCCATAGCAGAGGTCACCGACGGGGGTCCAGAGACAGGAGTTCAAAACACAA ATCTTCTAGAGATCGATCTTCAAGAGAAAAGTCAcgagacagagagagaaaagagaagagctCTTCTGAGAGACGGCACGAGAGCACAAATGGCAAATCTCGTTCCAAGAGAtcagaagagagagaagctggCGAGATCTGA
- the LUC7L gene encoding putative RNA-binding protein Luc7-like 1 isoform X4 codes for MDLGECTKIHDLALRADYEIASKERDLFFELDAMDHLESFIAECDRRTELAKKRLAETQEEISAEVSAKAEKVHELNEDIGKLLAKAEQLGAEGNVDESQKILMEVEKVRAKKKEAEEEYRNSMPASSFQQQKLRVCEVCSAYLGLHDNDRRLADHFGGKLHLGFIQIREKLDQLRKTVAEKQEKRNQDRLRRREEREREERMGRRSGSRNRDRRRSRSRDRRRRRSRSASRERRKSRSRSRDRHRRHRSRSRSHSRGHRRGSRDRSSKHKSSRDRSSREKSRDRERKEKSSSERRHESTNGKSRSKRSEEREAGEI; via the exons ATGGACCTGGGAGAATGTACAAAGATCCATGACTTGGCACTGCGAGCAGATTATGAGATTGCAAGTAAAGAGAGAGATCTGTTTTTTGAGCTGGAT GCAATGGATCACCTGGAATCCTTCATCGCAGAGTGTGATAGGAGAACAGAGCTGGCCAAGAAACGCCTGGCTGAGACACAGGAAGAGATCAGTGCCGAAGTGTCTGCAAAG GCAGAGAAAGTACACGAGCTGAATGAAGACATTGGAAAACTCCTAGCTAAAGCTGAACAGCTGGGAGCTGAAGGAAATGTTGATGAGTCTCAAAAGATCCTGATGGAAGTGGAGAAAGTCcgagcaaaaaagaaagaggcagag GAAGAATACCGAAATTCAATGCCTGCATCCAGTTTCCAGCAGCAGAAACTCCGTGTGTGTGAAGTCTGTTCAGCATATCTGGGTCTCCATGACAACGACCGCCGTCTCGCTGACCACTTTGGAGGCAAATTACACTTGGGTTTCATTCAGATTCGTGAGAAACTGGATCAGCTGAGG aaaacagtggcagaaaagcaagagaagagaaacCAGGATCGTTTGAGacggagagaggagagggaacgAGAGGAGAGAATGGGCAGACG GTCTGGATCAAGAAATAGAGATCGTCGAAG ATCACGGTCTCGGGATAGGAGGCGAAGACGCTCGAGATCAGCTTCCCGTGAACGGCGGAAGTCTCGCTCCCGGTCCCGAGACCGACACAGACGCCACCGGAGCCGTTCCCGCAGCCATAGCAGAGGTCACCGACGGGGGTCCAGAGACAGGAGTTCAAAACACAA ATCTTCTAGAGATCGATCTTCAAGAGAAAAGTCAcgagacagagagagaaaagagaagagctCTTCTGAGAGACGGCACGAGAGCACAAATGGCAAATCTCGTTCCAAGAGAtcagaagagagagaagctggCGAGATCTGA
- the FAM234A gene encoding protein FAM234A, with the protein MDNKDSEAEIHPLKTEDVKAQENHENSVERRIVSKQSSQLSRLSRWRTAAFFISLFLCLIIVFAFSFIIPCPERPVSERTWFRNYDNAVAYQFLAIEDANEDKVQDVVFAFKASNGSSSFNRTCSDEGLPSPCAFVAAVSGTNGRALWERPAAEEVEWMECGIKQLGAAEAQGCLVVGKPVSLTAVDLRTGEVRWRQSSDFGANYTVLTPVSVIPDVDSDGLQDLIIFIATADKIKTFIHSGKNGKQIGSTGSLNVDGKARYIRLNLDSSYYFLFYTENSLYAYSLKDLYSAATGMEIKLPSLEQDPQWEKNIDHTTHHLSFLSFGDIRYLAKIPGRSRENILVVNSEMAMLINAQNLQTLWTLNVSRVVSEPLLGYYKPDVLGIVLESEIGPNRKKVMIVESGSGAVQWDLKLNSRAESPGPATLSTADHRSAFLIWGEYQVPGNETRSRAPLQKLYLFHPSYTNVLLELRNSTDQIIAFNATLFERSRHACYVLLRGPQPSEEPGSVSLMKRKLKEDVSESRVIWLSQVAVDSEQYVRDRLYRMRFHSRV; encoded by the exons ATGGATAACAAAGACTCGGAAGCTGAGATCCACCCTCTGAAGACTGAGGACGTAAAAGCTCAAGAGAACCATGAAAACTCTGTCGAGAGAAGAATTGTCAGCAAGCAGTCATCACAACTTTCACGGCTGTCACGGTGGCGCACTGCCGCCTTCTTCATCTCATTATTTCTGTGTCTGATAATTGTGTTTGCTTTCTCATTTATCAttccttgcccagagaggcCAGTTTCAGAAAGAACATGGTTCCGAAACTATGACAATGCAG TGGCCTACCAGTTTCTTGCTATAGAAGATGCGAATGAAGACAAAGTGCAAGATGTCGTCTTTGCTTTCAAAGCTagcaatggcagcagcagcttcaacAGAACCTGTTCGGATGAAG GTCTGCCTTCTCCATGTGCCTTCGTTGCTGCTGTGTCTGGCACAAACGGCAGAGCGCTCTGGGAGAGGCCTGCTGCCGAGGAAGTTGAGTGGATGGAGTGTGGCATCAAGCAGCTCGGGGCAGCTGAGGCCCAGGGTTGCCTGGTCGTGGGGAAGCCGGTGTCTCTTACCGCAGTTGACCTGCGGACAG GGGAAGTTCGGTGGAGACAGTCCAGTGACTTTGGAGCTAATTATACTGTGCTGACTCCCGTGTCGGTGATTCCAGATGTGGATAGTGATGGACTTCAGGACCTGATAATCTTTATTGCTACAGCAGATAAG ATTAAGACCTTCATccattcaggaaaaaatggCAAACAGATCGGCTCCACTGGAAGCCTGAACGTGGATGGGAAAGCTCGCTATATCAGGCTGAACCTGGACTCTTCCTACTACTTCCTTTTCTATACAG aaaactcTCTCTATGCATATTCCCTGAAAGATCTCTACAGTGCAGCAACTGGGATGGAAATTAAGCTTCCCAGCCTTGAGCAAGATCCTCAGTGGGAGAAGAACATTGACCACACCACGCACCACTTATCCTTTCTCAG CTTTGGAGACATTCGTTACTTGGCAAAAATTCCTGGGCGATCACGGGAGAACATCTTGGTTGTAAACTCAGAGATGGCTATGCTAATCAATGCACAAAATCTTCAGACTTTGTGGACCCTCAACGTCTCCCGTGTTGTGAG TGAGCCGCTGCTTGGTTACTACAAGCCTGATGTTCTTGGTATTGTCCTTGAGAGTGAAATTGGACCCAACAGGAAGAAG GTTATGATTGTTGAGAGTGGATCTGGAGCAGTCCAGTGGGACCTGAAGCTGAACTCGAGAGCAGAGAGCCCTGGGCCAGCCACACTTTCTACTGCTGATCACCGCTCCGCCTTCCTCATCTGGGGTGAATACCAGGTGCCAGGAAATGAAACG AGATCCAGAGCTCCTCTCCAGAAGCTGTATCTTTTCCATCCTTCCTACACTAATGTCCTGTTGGAGCTCCGCAATAGCACAGACCAAATAATTGCATTCAATG CCACACTGTTTGAGCGGAGCCGTCATGCCTGCTACGTGCTGTTGAGGGGACCTCAACCCAGTGAGGAGCCAGGGTCAGTGTCTCTGATGAAGCGTAAGCTGAAGGAGGATGTCTCCGAAAGCAGGGTGATCTGGCTGAGCCAGGTGGCTGTGGACAGCGAGCAGTATGTCCGGGACCGCCTCTACAGGATGCGATTCCACAGCCGAGTGTGA